From one Sorangium aterium genomic stretch:
- a CDS encoding GTP-binding protein, with translation MASVNPLSRELVFKIVYYGPGLGGKTTTLEYLHATAKPEYRGKLVSLATPVDRTLYFDFLPVRLPQLRGMNVRLQLFTVPGQVYFNATRKLVLTGADGIVFVSDSQAVRADANLESMENLRENLAEQGRALDHLPHIFQHNKRDLPDLLPLSELDAMLNPSRVSSLATSAKTGLGLYEGLEEISAAVLRAFESRLPDAMGSGLGGFDAIEGGLATALRDASPPPSAPLDAVISRLAPPSKPWSTMPPDSTIGDPSEGAAAPGATASPRVELAPRSAGVRDPVSRGLPSSLQLAARRLAAPADAPATARADGPSAATKHLAQPGLSFVALWPTAEREAIAEIEAAIAAEGYAVAIERCDALVAAIFDKAAELAGSSGTARDPATVPALLGLDGRRYLGFRAVVRRARAGGEITERDALKAFAFVIEARLAESAI, from the coding sequence ATGGCGTCGGTGAACCCACTGTCGCGCGAGCTCGTCTTCAAGATCGTCTATTACGGGCCCGGCCTGGGCGGGAAGACGACCACGCTGGAGTACTTGCACGCCACGGCGAAGCCCGAGTACCGCGGCAAGCTCGTCTCCCTCGCGACGCCGGTCGATCGAACGCTCTACTTCGACTTCTTGCCGGTCCGGCTCCCGCAGCTGCGCGGGATGAACGTGAGGCTCCAGCTCTTCACGGTGCCAGGGCAGGTCTACTTCAACGCGACCCGAAAGCTGGTGCTCACGGGCGCGGACGGCATCGTGTTCGTCAGCGATTCGCAGGCCGTGCGCGCCGACGCCAACCTGGAGAGCATGGAGAACCTGCGCGAGAACCTCGCCGAGCAGGGGCGGGCGCTCGATCACCTCCCGCACATTTTCCAGCACAACAAGCGCGATTTGCCTGATTTGCTGCCGCTTTCGGAGCTCGACGCGATGTTGAACCCGTCCCGCGTCTCCTCGCTGGCCACGTCGGCGAAGACGGGGCTCGGCCTCTACGAGGGGCTCGAGGAGATCAGCGCCGCGGTCCTTCGCGCGTTCGAGAGCCGCCTGCCTGACGCGATGGGGAGCGGGCTGGGCGGGTTCGACGCGATCGAGGGCGGGCTCGCCACCGCCCTGCGCGACGCGTCGCCGCCGCCGTCGGCGCCGCTCGACGCGGTGATCTCGAGGCTCGCGCCGCCCAGCAAGCCGTGGTCGACGATGCCGCCGGACTCGACGATCGGCGATCCGAGCGAGGGCGCGGCCGCGCCCGGCGCGACGGCATCGCCTCGCGTCGAGCTCGCGCCGCGCAGCGCCGGCGTCAGGGATCCGGTGAGCCGCGGGCTCCCGTCGTCGCTGCAGCTCGCGGCCCGGAGGCTGGCCGCGCCGGCGGACGCCCCGGCGACCGCGCGCGCGGACGGCCCGTCCGCGGCGACGAAGCACCTCGCCCAGCCGGGCCTCTCGTTCGTCGCGCTCTGGCCGACCGCCGAGCGGGAGGCGATCGCGGAGATCGAGGCGGCGATCGCCGCGGAGGGGTATGCCGTGGCGATCGAGCGCTGCGACGCGCTCGTCGCGGCGATCTTCGACAAAGCGGCGGAGCTCGCGGGATCGAGCGGCACGGCGCGCGACCCCGCGACGGTGCCGGCGCTGCTCGGCCTGGACGGGCGCCGTTACCTCGGCTTTCGCGCCGTGGTCCGCAGAGCGCGCGCTGGCGGCGAGATCACCGAGCGCGACGCGCTCAAGGCCTTCGCGTTCGTCATCGAAGCGCGGCTCGCCGAAAGCGCGATCTGA
- a CDS encoding J domain-containing protein, whose protein sequence is MTLRVPRPKPGYDLKSLPLKPAEAFLLSRIDGVLTDRDLSLITGMSHGDTVEALRRLRDLGAILLDGEPSGQPPPRDAARRTAAVDPEKTMPSGSEATPLGRDALQHMESLPLYDPAELDEPVELAPDRKRRILDLYYRLEDLSYYALLGVADQADKKQIKSAYYQLAPEFHPDTYFRKQLGSYKPKIEAIFTRITLAHDTLTSKQRRAEYDAYLEQTHKNRTMAALIEQTPRDIATITTAVDATVRAAFADPRDMGASPGRYSSERAPAEQGASAASSGAAAPVQPSPAQPPAGASPDNGGAPARSAAPTTPVAPAPTAKDRRETFARKLTGGLRRHPPGAPSASAAAASGAAPAPAAATAAPRAAAAPVGPGTAAAPAAAPRAAAAPAVATAAPGTAVAPTAAAGAPAAPPKTPSGVRSPESMRAVEALKARYENARNDALRSQIARYSEVARAALERSEFASAANAYRIAASLAPEDAELQRASAEVERLAAVALADGYLKQAEYEAQNGRWVDAALSYVKVCNGRPDDAGAHERVAYATLQAGESTRRAVEFARRAVELVPASVEYRLTLALSYAAAGLAKSAAGELERAAELAGNDGRLRGLVAQAREQAKQQGKQV, encoded by the coding sequence ATGACGTTGCGTGTTCCAAGGCCGAAGCCCGGGTACGATCTCAAATCGCTCCCGCTGAAACCCGCGGAGGCGTTCCTCCTGTCCCGGATCGATGGCGTCCTGACGGATCGGGATCTGTCCTTGATCACGGGAATGTCGCACGGTGATACCGTCGAGGCGCTGCGCCGCCTGCGGGACCTCGGCGCGATCCTCCTGGACGGGGAGCCCTCCGGACAGCCTCCGCCGCGGGACGCCGCGCGGCGCACGGCCGCGGTGGATCCGGAGAAGACGATGCCGTCCGGGTCCGAGGCCACCCCGCTCGGCCGGGACGCGCTGCAGCACATGGAGTCCCTGCCGCTCTACGATCCCGCCGAACTCGACGAGCCGGTCGAGCTCGCCCCCGACCGGAAGCGGCGCATCCTCGACCTCTACTACCGCCTCGAGGATCTCAGCTATTACGCGCTGCTCGGCGTCGCGGATCAGGCGGACAAGAAGCAGATCAAGAGCGCCTACTACCAGCTCGCGCCGGAGTTCCATCCGGACACCTATTTCCGGAAGCAGCTCGGCTCCTACAAGCCGAAGATCGAGGCCATCTTCACGCGCATCACGCTGGCGCACGACACGCTGACGTCGAAGCAGCGGCGCGCCGAGTACGACGCGTACCTCGAGCAGACCCACAAGAACCGGACGATGGCGGCGCTGATCGAGCAGACGCCCCGCGACATCGCCACGATCACGACCGCCGTCGACGCCACGGTGCGCGCCGCGTTCGCCGATCCGCGCGACATGGGCGCGTCGCCCGGGCGTTATTCCTCCGAGCGCGCGCCCGCAGAGCAGGGCGCGTCCGCTGCGTCCTCCGGCGCCGCCGCGCCGGTTCAGCCGTCGCCGGCGCAGCCGCCCGCAGGAGCCTCGCCCGACAACGGAGGTGCGCCGGCGCGGAGCGCAGCGCCGACCACGCCTGTCGCGCCTGCTCCCACCGCCAAGGACCGGCGTGAGACGTTCGCGCGCAAGCTCACCGGAGGCCTGAGGCGCCATCCGCCGGGGGCGCCCTCTGCCTCGGCGGCCGCTGCGTCCGGCGCGGCTCCAGCGCCGGCCGCTGCGACCGCTGCGCCTCGGGCGGCCGCCGCGCCAGTTGGACCTGGAACGGCTGCCGCGCCGGCCGCTGCGCCTCGGGCGGCCGCCGCGCCGGCTGTGGCGACCGCTGCGCCTGGAACGGCCGTCGCGCCGACTGCAGCGGCAGGCGCCCCTGCGGCGCCGCCGAAGACCCCTTCCGGCGTGCGTTCGCCGGAGTCGATGCGGGCGGTCGAGGCGCTCAAGGCGCGTTACGAGAACGCCCGCAACGATGCGCTCCGGAGCCAGATCGCGCGGTACTCCGAGGTAGCTCGGGCCGCGCTCGAGCGGAGCGAGTTCGCGAGCGCGGCCAACGCCTACCGGATCGCCGCGTCGCTGGCTCCGGAGGACGCCGAGCTCCAGAGGGCGTCGGCCGAGGTGGAGCGCCTCGCGGCGGTGGCGCTGGCAGACGGCTACCTCAAGCAGGCCGAGTACGAGGCACAGAACGGCCGCTGGGTCGATGCGGCGCTGAGCTATGTGAAGGTGTGCAACGGCCGCCCGGACGACGCCGGCGCGCACGAGCGGGTCGCGTATGCGACGCTCCAGGCCGGGGAGAGCACGCGGCGGGCGGTGGAGTTTGCGCGGCGGGCGGTGGAGCTCGTGCCCGCCTCCGTGGAGTACCGGCTCACGCTCGCGCTGTCGTACGCGGCCGCGGGGCTCGCGAAGAGCGCGGCCGGCGAGCTCGAACGCGCCGCCGAGCTCGCAGGGAACGATGGTAGGCTGCGCGGCCTCGTCGCGCAGGCGCGCGAGCAGGCCAAACAGCAGGGGAAGCAAGTCTAG
- a CDS encoding RNA polymerase sigma factor, with translation MRSVLRPGIVAAVTAVAAARPDLEAERLLCERAAQGDRLALGQLLRKYGPALYRAVLLPRLGSDAAAQDALAETYARVIERFYQFQWQSCGIYPWLRVIALRIALDMLRARRREALFEPEDLQREIDAAETDLTARGEAELCEKRDLADARARVEDALGRLNPRYAEAIRLRVLDERPRDEVALALGVSVATFDVVLHRAMTALKKALAAPRAERKEGAR, from the coding sequence GTGCGCTCCGTTCTGCGTCCGGGTATCGTCGCCGCTGTGACGGCGGTTGCAGCAGCGAGGCCCGATCTCGAGGCGGAGCGCCTGCTGTGTGAGCGCGCCGCGCAGGGCGATCGCCTCGCGCTCGGGCAGCTGCTCCGCAAGTACGGGCCGGCGCTGTACCGCGCGGTGCTTTTGCCCCGCCTCGGCTCCGACGCGGCCGCGCAGGACGCTCTGGCCGAGACGTACGCGCGCGTGATCGAGCGCTTCTACCAGTTCCAGTGGCAGAGCTGCGGCATCTATCCCTGGCTCCGCGTCATCGCGCTGCGGATCGCGCTCGACATGCTCCGCGCGCGCCGCCGCGAGGCGCTCTTCGAGCCCGAGGATCTTCAGCGCGAGATCGACGCCGCGGAGACCGACCTCACCGCGCGTGGAGAGGCCGAGCTCTGCGAGAAGCGCGATCTCGCCGACGCGCGGGCGCGTGTCGAGGACGCGCTCGGGCGCCTCAACCCCCGTTACGCCGAGGCCATCCGGCTACGGGTGCTGGACGAGCGGCCTCGCGACGAGGTGGCCCTCGCGCTCGGCGTCAGCGTGGCGACGTTCGATGTCGTCCTGCACCGCGCCATGACCGCGCTGAAGAAGGCGCTCGCCGCGCCGCGCGCGGAGCGCAAGGAAGGAGCGCGATGA
- a CDS encoding rhomboid family intramembrane serine protease, translated as MTAGPSGERRRSLHCARCGALNGGDFSRCIRCGAPLLAPPAHAAPTRGRLDGRSLLATKILGGLTAFVFVGQLMAAHSRDLGLLSPWDASSYLRFGALLLVPGAPFEPFRLLSAVFVHMGVLHFGMNMVTLGMLARAAEPAVGSARFAITYVLTGLCGFGASAAWNVFVQPEVVCTAGASGAVFGVMGLLLGWLLRRRDPRWKDLALQAVFYIVLFGFVVNASSTGVRINNAAHIGGLASGALLGLAYAGPARGRYEGVMNAGALASVLACLAALVLAQRSPVWRAAESLDGNARQEAPGPALHGQSKRPPEDALEALGPRPAGSLVPGAPDAT; from the coding sequence GTGACGGCGGGGCCGTCCGGCGAACGGAGGCGCTCGCTGCACTGCGCGCGCTGCGGCGCCCTCAACGGTGGGGACTTCAGCCGCTGCATCCGCTGCGGCGCGCCGCTCCTCGCGCCTCCTGCCCACGCCGCGCCGACCAGAGGACGCCTCGACGGGCGAAGCCTGCTCGCGACCAAGATCCTGGGCGGGCTCACGGCGTTCGTGTTCGTCGGCCAGCTGATGGCCGCGCACTCCCGCGATCTCGGCCTCCTCTCGCCGTGGGACGCGTCGAGCTACCTCCGCTTCGGCGCGCTCCTCCTCGTGCCCGGCGCGCCCTTCGAGCCGTTCCGGCTGCTCTCTGCGGTCTTCGTGCACATGGGCGTCCTCCACTTCGGCATGAACATGGTGACGCTCGGCATGCTCGCCCGCGCCGCCGAGCCCGCCGTCGGCTCGGCGCGGTTCGCGATCACCTACGTGCTCACGGGCCTGTGCGGCTTCGGCGCGAGCGCCGCATGGAACGTCTTCGTGCAGCCCGAGGTCGTGTGCACCGCGGGCGCGAGCGGCGCCGTGTTCGGCGTGATGGGCCTCCTGCTCGGCTGGCTGCTCCGCCGCCGCGACCCGCGATGGAAGGACCTCGCGCTCCAGGCCGTGTTTTACATCGTCCTCTTCGGCTTCGTCGTGAACGCATCGAGCACGGGCGTCCGCATCAACAACGCCGCGCACATCGGGGGCCTGGCCAGCGGCGCGCTGCTCGGGCTGGCCTACGCGGGCCCCGCGCGCGGCCGGTACGAGGGCGTGATGAACGCCGGCGCGCTCGCCAGCGTGCTCGCCTGCCTCGCCGCGCTCGTGCTCGCCCAGCGCTCGCCGGTCTGGCGCGCAGCGGAATCGCTCGACGGGAACGCGCGGCAGGAGGCGCCCGGGCCCGCGCTGCACGGGCAGTCCAAGCGGCCTCCCGAGGACGCGCTCGAGGCGCTCGGCCCTCGGCCGGCAGGCTCGCTCGTGCCGGGGGCCCCTGACGCGACGTGA
- the rodA gene encoding rod shape-determining protein RodA, whose protein sequence is MIRGDSLSSRDRDHFDWPLFIAAVSIAVLGVVNLYSATSVYSGARAELYISQVYWLFMGGIIGGVLIALDYRHLERLGYVLYTFGVFSLALVFVLARDVRGSARWIEFGAFRFQPSEFMKVFLVIALAKFLHDDPRNEGRTLRDLAIPAALTAVPALLVLKQPDLGTALILVFVFLTIAAVTRVRWRSAALFVVSIAVAIPIVWEYVLLDYQRARVLVFLHPEEDLLHRGWHAHHSRVAIGNGGLFGSGYLRGTQNQFLFLPDQFTDFPFPVFAEEWGFIGCMVLVCLYAFLVVWGIRIASMAKDRFGAVLGVGCAAIIFWHAVINLGMTSGVLPVVGVTLPLFSYGGSSVTTVMVAIALLMSVSMRRYSGVASLDRL, encoded by the coding sequence ATGATCCGGGGTGACTCTCTCTCTTCGCGCGATCGCGATCATTTCGACTGGCCGCTGTTCATCGCCGCGGTGTCCATCGCGGTGCTCGGCGTGGTCAACCTCTACAGCGCGACGAGCGTCTACTCCGGCGCGCGCGCGGAGCTCTACATCAGCCAGGTGTACTGGCTGTTCATGGGCGGCATCATCGGCGGCGTGCTGATCGCGCTCGACTACCGGCACCTGGAGCGCCTCGGCTACGTGCTCTACACGTTCGGCGTCTTCTCGCTGGCGCTCGTCTTCGTGCTCGCGCGCGACGTGCGCGGCTCCGCGCGGTGGATCGAGTTCGGCGCGTTCCGGTTCCAGCCCAGCGAGTTCATGAAGGTGTTCCTGGTCATCGCGCTGGCGAAGTTCCTGCACGACGATCCGCGCAACGAGGGCCGCACCCTCCGCGATCTGGCGATCCCGGCGGCGCTGACGGCGGTCCCTGCGCTCCTCGTGCTCAAGCAGCCCGATCTGGGGACGGCGCTCATCCTCGTGTTCGTCTTCCTGACGATCGCGGCGGTCACGCGCGTGCGGTGGAGGAGCGCCGCGCTGTTCGTCGTGTCCATCGCGGTGGCGATCCCGATCGTCTGGGAGTACGTGCTGCTCGACTACCAGCGCGCGCGCGTGCTCGTGTTCCTCCACCCCGAGGAAGATCTCCTGCACCGAGGCTGGCACGCCCACCACTCGCGCGTCGCGATCGGCAACGGCGGCCTGTTCGGCAGCGGGTACCTGCGGGGCACCCAGAACCAGTTCCTCTTCCTGCCGGATCAGTTCACGGACTTCCCGTTCCCCGTCTTCGCCGAGGAGTGGGGGTTCATCGGGTGCATGGTCCTCGTGTGCCTCTATGCGTTCCTGGTCGTGTGGGGGATCCGCATCGCGTCGATGGCGAAGGATCGCTTCGGCGCGGTGCTCGGCGTCGGCTGCGCCGCGATCATCTTCTGGCACGCGGTCATCAACCTCGGCATGACGTCGGGCGTGCTGCCGGTCGTCGGTGTCACGCTGCCCCTGTTCTCGTACGGCGGATCGAGCGTGACCACGGTGATGGTGGCGATCGCGCTCCTCATGAGCGTGTCGATGCGCCGCTACTCCGGCGTCGCCTCGCTCGATCGGCTGTGA
- a CDS encoding PA14 domain-containing protein, which translates to MVRTSSHIASCVLAASLLSGCHVTIQSGNTPAEASPPPPPPAKKASRSRKPAKPDPEPERRRTQKWRLPTNNAPRITAPNAFGNGEGGAFRGLAYVLPENTQKLPSFDGLVPFAVLYTDKFEVKSQDFSGGFPGALAQNEWFAIRFEGEFKAPQEGVFQLRLTSDDGAILYIDDKRVVANDGVHSAKTVDGEARLTEGTHRLRLDYFQAQRGQVALLLQIGQKDKFEPLVGLR; encoded by the coding sequence ATGGTCCGAACCTCGTCGCACATCGCCTCGTGCGTGCTTGCCGCGTCTCTCCTCAGCGGCTGCCATGTCACCATCCAGAGCGGCAACACGCCGGCAGAGGCCTCGCCGCCGCCCCCGCCGCCCGCAAAGAAAGCCTCCCGGTCGCGCAAGCCGGCCAAGCCCGACCCGGAGCCGGAGCGGCGCAGGACCCAGAAGTGGCGCCTGCCCACGAACAACGCGCCGCGCATCACCGCCCCGAACGCGTTCGGCAACGGGGAAGGCGGCGCCTTCCGGGGGCTCGCCTACGTGCTCCCCGAGAACACCCAGAAGCTCCCGAGCTTCGACGGGCTCGTGCCGTTCGCTGTGCTGTACACGGACAAGTTCGAGGTGAAGTCACAGGACTTCTCCGGCGGCTTCCCTGGCGCGCTCGCGCAGAACGAGTGGTTCGCGATCCGGTTCGAGGGCGAGTTCAAGGCGCCCCAGGAAGGCGTGTTCCAGCTCAGGCTCACCTCGGACGACGGCGCGATCCTCTACATCGACGACAAGCGCGTGGTCGCGAACGACGGCGTCCACAGCGCGAAGACCGTGGACGGCGAGGCCCGCCTCACGGAGGGGACGCACCGGCTGCGGCTCGACTACTTCCAGGCGCAGCGGGGCCAGGTCGCGCTCTTGCTCCAGATCGGCCAGAAGGACAAGTTCGAGCCGCTCGTCGGGCTCCGCTGA
- a CDS encoding M1 family metallopeptidase, which translates to MRTALQAAVGLLLALLAGRMGASLLSTIQPIEPDAPARRSPSAPSGASAAPALAAPAPAPPPEAELAAHADPVASYTLRASLDPAQHTMHGEGTLVWRNASRAPQRELFVHLYLNAFKDERTVFLRSSIDGFRGSEMLYDYGHIQVTRFAVREMEGADVWPQGKPTTPGDRDDETDIRVELPRAVAPGEAITIDLAWDADLPSLALRTGHYGTFHMVAQWFPKIARLEPDGSWAHFPYHRLSEFYADFGAYDVTVDVPERFAVGATGRLVEERRADGRAIRRFVQEDVHDFAFAAWDRFRELRATTDDGVAIRCLFPEGSEREAALEIDLVRFGLERFGAAFGRYPYRTLTIVHPPEGAEEAGGMEYPTLITTGGSWLWPVVGVRYVEAVTVHELAHQWFYGLVATNEHRYPFLDEGLTTYAEADALRARYGDGSSARLLGLEIDLRTQYRADALRSGHNGAVAQPAAGFVDGTDYLGLVYGRPAVLLATLAGVYGEDLVRRAVGRYARENRFQHPGPEALLDAVRREVGDEAAEALRAGLFERAWVDYAVGAFNAWPADGAALAPGEAGIDAAGYRGRAVVRRRGSLVLPVDVALHGADGSVQRARWDARDSVAAIPYAGASPLVAVVIDPDHRVLLDEDLANNARRSRPDLLAPGVLSRASFAVGLALTLLGP; encoded by the coding sequence GTGCGCACGGCTCTCCAGGCCGCTGTCGGTCTCCTCCTCGCGCTGCTCGCCGGCCGCATGGGCGCGTCGCTCCTCTCGACGATCCAGCCGATCGAGCCCGACGCTCCGGCGCGGCGGTCCCCGTCCGCTCCCTCCGGCGCCAGCGCCGCGCCAGCGCTGGCAGCTCCGGCGCCCGCGCCTCCACCGGAGGCCGAGCTCGCGGCGCACGCCGATCCTGTCGCGAGCTACACGCTGCGCGCGAGCCTCGATCCGGCGCAGCACACGATGCACGGCGAGGGCACGCTGGTCTGGCGGAACGCGTCGCGCGCGCCGCAGCGCGAGCTGTTCGTCCACCTCTACCTGAACGCCTTCAAGGACGAGCGCACCGTGTTCCTCCGCTCGTCCATCGACGGCTTTCGCGGCAGCGAAATGCTGTATGATTACGGGCATATCCAGGTGACTCGCTTCGCGGTTCGCGAGATGGAGGGCGCGGACGTCTGGCCCCAGGGGAAGCCCACGACGCCCGGCGATCGCGACGACGAGACCGACATCCGGGTGGAGCTGCCGCGGGCCGTCGCTCCGGGCGAGGCGATCACCATCGATCTCGCGTGGGACGCGGACCTCCCGTCGCTCGCGCTCAGGACGGGTCACTACGGGACCTTCCACATGGTGGCGCAGTGGTTCCCGAAGATCGCGCGCCTCGAGCCCGACGGGAGCTGGGCGCACTTCCCTTACCACCGGCTCTCGGAGTTCTACGCCGACTTCGGGGCGTACGACGTGACGGTCGACGTCCCGGAGCGCTTCGCGGTCGGGGCGACCGGCCGGCTCGTGGAGGAGCGGCGGGCCGACGGGCGAGCGATCCGCCGGTTCGTGCAGGAGGACGTGCACGACTTCGCCTTCGCCGCGTGGGACCGCTTCCGCGAGCTGCGCGCCACGACCGATGACGGCGTCGCGATCCGGTGCCTCTTCCCCGAAGGAAGCGAGCGCGAGGCGGCGCTGGAGATCGACCTCGTCCGGTTCGGCCTGGAGCGCTTCGGCGCGGCGTTCGGACGCTACCCGTACCGCACGCTCACGATCGTGCACCCGCCGGAGGGCGCCGAGGAGGCGGGCGGCATGGAGTATCCAACGCTCATCACGACCGGCGGCAGCTGGCTCTGGCCCGTCGTGGGCGTGCGCTACGTCGAGGCGGTCACGGTGCACGAGCTCGCGCACCAGTGGTTCTATGGCCTCGTCGCGACGAACGAGCACCGTTACCCGTTCCTCGACGAGGGCCTCACCACCTATGCGGAAGCGGACGCGCTGCGCGCGCGCTACGGCGACGGCTCGTCGGCGCGGCTGCTCGGGCTCGAGATCGACCTCCGCACGCAGTACCGCGCCGACGCGCTCAGGTCGGGCCACAACGGCGCCGTCGCCCAGCCGGCCGCGGGCTTCGTCGACGGGACGGACTACCTCGGGCTGGTGTACGGGAGGCCCGCGGTGCTCCTCGCGACGCTCGCCGGCGTGTACGGCGAGGATCTCGTGCGGCGGGCCGTCGGCCGCTACGCGCGTGAGAACCGGTTCCAGCACCCCGGCCCCGAGGCGCTGCTCGACGCGGTGCGGCGGGAGGTGGGCGACGAGGCGGCCGAGGCGCTCCGCGCCGGGCTCTTCGAGCGGGCGTGGGTCGACTACGCGGTCGGGGCGTTCAATGCGTGGCCCGCGGACGGCGCGGCGCTCGCGCCAGGCGAGGCCGGGATCGACGCGGCGGGTTACCGCGGCCGCGCCGTCGTGCGGCGCCGCGGCTCGCTCGTGCTCCCCGTCGATGTCGCGCTGCACGGCGCCGACGGGAGCGTGCAGCGGGCGCGGTGGGACGCGCGCGACAGCGTCGCCGCGATCCCTTACGCCGGCGCCTCGCCGCTCGTCGCCGTGGTGATCGACCCCGACCACCGGGTGCTGCTCGACGAGGACCTCGCGAACAACGCGCGCCGATCGCGCCCCGACCTCCTCGCGCCTGGCGTGCTCTCGCGCGCGAGCTTCGCCGTGGGGCTCGCGCTCACGCTCCTCGGGCCATGA
- the dnaK gene encoding molecular chaperone DnaK, translating into MERVIGIDLGTTNSCVAIVEEGVPTVIPNRGGYKTTPSMVAITEAGKRLCGHIAKRQAITNAENTVYAAKRLIGRKWSSPQVKNAILTASYKIVEGPHGDVRIQLRDKTYSVPEISAMVLQEMKLFAEDYLNEPVSKAVITVPAYFNDNQRQATKDAGQIAGLDVIRIVNEPTAAALAYGFGKNVEKTIAVFDLGGGTFDISVLEIGAGGVFKVIATAGDTFLGGEDFDARVIDWLVQGFKEQHDVDLRQDRMALQRLKDAAEKAKCELSSVLETEINLPFIISSARNEALHLQRTLSRATLQELCEDLVERCIEICSQTLEDARLDRDEIEDVVLVGGMTRMPRVQEAVRDFFEREPCKGVHPDEVVALGAAVQGAALVDETKQMILLDVTPHALGIMTFGSNFEELIPQNTTVPTSRSKIFTTSRDNQTAVKILVMQGEHQKATDNELLGEFILTGLRRAPKGQVEIEVTFEINSDGIVSVSAKDLETGQQQSIQVTASSGLTKEEVGEMMEAAKEYLVDRRASDQFEGVRQEAEKLIAEIERMFPQVEQIVASSDFGRDAIGKARGIVDRSRQAIGRRDAAAVKEQMEALSRTHRMFKGVVARPQG; encoded by the coding sequence ATGGAGCGTGTCATCGGCATTGACCTTGGCACCACGAACTCGTGCGTTGCCATCGTCGAGGAGGGCGTCCCGACCGTCATCCCGAATCGCGGTGGGTACAAGACGACGCCGTCCATGGTCGCGATCACCGAGGCCGGCAAGCGGCTCTGCGGGCACATCGCGAAGCGGCAGGCGATCACCAACGCCGAGAACACGGTCTACGCCGCGAAGCGGCTGATCGGCCGCAAGTGGTCGTCCCCGCAGGTGAAGAACGCGATCCTGACCGCCTCGTACAAGATCGTCGAGGGGCCGCACGGCGACGTCCGCATCCAGCTGCGCGACAAGACGTACTCGGTCCCCGAGATCAGCGCGATGGTCCTCCAGGAGATGAAGCTGTTCGCCGAGGACTACCTCAACGAGCCGGTCTCGAAGGCGGTGATCACCGTCCCCGCCTACTTCAACGACAACCAGCGGCAGGCGACGAAGGACGCGGGCCAGATCGCGGGGCTCGACGTCATCCGCATCGTCAACGAGCCGACGGCGGCGGCGCTGGCGTACGGGTTCGGCAAGAACGTCGAGAAGACGATCGCCGTCTTCGACCTCGGCGGCGGCACGTTCGACATCTCCGTGCTCGAGATCGGCGCGGGCGGGGTCTTCAAGGTGATCGCCACGGCGGGGGACACGTTCCTCGGCGGCGAGGACTTCGACGCCCGCGTCATCGACTGGCTGGTGCAGGGCTTCAAGGAGCAGCACGACGTCGACCTGCGGCAGGACCGGATGGCGCTCCAGCGGCTCAAGGACGCGGCCGAGAAGGCGAAGTGCGAGCTGTCCAGCGTCCTGGAGACCGAGATCAACCTTCCATTCATCATCTCGAGCGCGCGGAACGAGGCGTTGCACCTCCAGCGGACGCTCTCGCGGGCCACGCTGCAGGAGCTGTGCGAGGACCTCGTCGAGCGGTGCATCGAGATCTGCAGCCAGACGCTCGAGGACGCGCGGCTCGATCGCGACGAGATCGAGGACGTCGTGCTCGTCGGCGGCATGACGCGCATGCCGAGGGTGCAGGAGGCCGTGCGCGACTTCTTCGAGCGCGAGCCGTGCAAGGGGGTGCACCCCGACGAGGTGGTCGCGCTCGGCGCGGCGGTGCAGGGCGCGGCGCTCGTGGACGAGACGAAGCAGATGATCCTGCTCGACGTCACGCCGCACGCGCTCGGCATCATGACGTTCGGGTCGAACTTCGAGGAGCTCATCCCGCAGAACACCACGGTGCCCACGAGCCGGTCGAAGATCTTCACGACGAGCCGCGACAACCAGACCGCCGTGAAGATCCTCGTCATGCAAGGCGAGCACCAGAAGGCGACGGACAACGAGCTGCTCGGCGAGTTCATCCTCACGGGCCTGCGCCGCGCGCCGAAGGGGCAGGTCGAGATCGAGGTTACGTTCGAGATCAACAGCGACGGCATCGTCTCGGTGAGCGCGAAGGATCTGGAGACGGGCCAGCAGCAGTCGATCCAGGTGACCGCGTCGAGCGGCCTCACGAAGGAGGAGGTCGGCGAGATGATGGAGGCGGCGAAGGAGTACCTCGTCGATCGCCGCGCGAGCGACCAGTTCGAGGGCGTCCGGCAGGAGGCCGAGAAGCTCATCGCCGAGATCGAGCGGATGTTCCCGCAGGTCGAGCAGATCGTGGCGTCCAGCGACTTCGGCCGCGACGCCATCGGCAAGGCGCGCGGGATCGTGGATCGCTCGCGTCAGGCCATCGGCCGGCGCGACGCCGCCGCGGTCAAGGAGCAGATGGAGGCGCTCTCGCGCACCCACCGGATGTTCAAGGGCGTCGTAGCCAGGCCACAGGGGTGA